From a single Pseudoliparis swirei isolate HS2019 ecotype Mariana Trench chromosome 12, NWPU_hadal_v1, whole genome shotgun sequence genomic region:
- the LOC130202382 gene encoding N-lysine methyltransferase SMYD2-like isoform X1 yields MGSIAGLERFDSPGKGRALRVTRPFKVGELLYSCPAYTYVLSLEERGYNCEFCFARKEKLARCGKCKKAFYCNVKCQKEDWAMHKLECSAMIAFKENWCPSEICRLVARILAKKVGQLIKNNVWHIILFIIMPLFPQKTMKERCASENILLIEEIQSHMEDVDNEKREMHEADVARLHRFFSKHLEFPDHKDLLTLFAQVACNGFTIEDDELSNIGTAIYPDVALINHSCCPSVIVTNNGTSAEVRAVQNMKPGDEVLISYIDVLFPTDDRNNRLRECYYFTCDCQDCNNMSKDKEKLKVRKQSDPIEPEVISNMVRYARKTIGEFRAVKHTKTPSELLEMCEQSLEKMGAVFDDANVYMLHVMYQAMGVCLYMQDPDGTLRYGEKIIKHYRKLYPSYSLNVSSMFLKLGRLYMGLERRSAGVSALKKVTVFNMQRHSFGWYPKPRFNIPVTTNHGHTCMLYNAVQLFVYTGNGHNGGGLWEGSPLHDRVVQRDGIKMRSKVKK; encoded by the exons ATGGGCAGCATCGCGGGCCTCGAGAGGTTCGACAGCCCGGGTAAAGGACGAGCTCTCCGCGTGACCAGACCCTTCAAAGTCGGAGAGCTGCTGTATTCCTGCCCGGCGTACACGTATGTGCTGTcattagaggagagaggatacaACTGCGAGTTCTGCTTCGCCAG GAAAGAGAAGTTGGCGAGATGCGGGAAGTGCAAGAAAGCCTTCTACTGCAATGTGAAATGCCAG aaaGAGGACTGGGCCATGCACAAGCTGGAGTGCTCTGCCATGATTGCATTCAAAGAGAACTGGTGCCCTTCAGAGATATGTCGCCTTGTGGCTCGGATCCTCGCCAAGAAGGTTGGCcagttaataaaaaacaatgtatGGCACATTATTCTGTTTATAATCATGCCTCTTTTTCCACAGAAAACAATGAAAGAAAGATGTGCTTCGGAGAATATCTTACTCATAGAGGAGATACAATCAC ACATGGAGGACGTAGATAATGAGAAAAGAGAGATGCACGAGGCAGATGTTGCCAGACTGCATCGTTTTTTCTCCAAACATTTGGAGTTTCCTGACCATAAAGACCTTCTCACACTCTTCGCCCAG GTTGCCTGTAATGGTTTCACTATAGAGGACGATGAACTGTCCAACATCGGTACTGCAATCTACCCAGA TGTGGCACTGATCAACCACAGCTGTTGTCCCAGCGTCATAGTCACAAATAACGGGACGTCAGCGGAGGTTCGGGCGGTGCAGAACATGAAGCCTGGAGATGAA GTGCTCATCAGCTACATAGACGTCCTCTTTCCGACAGACGACCGCAACAACAGGCTGAGAGAGTGCTACTATTTCACCTGTGACTGCCAGGACTGTAACAACATGTCCAAG GACAAAGAAAAGTTGAAAGTACGCAAGCAGAGTGACCCCATCGAGCCAGAGGTCATCAGCAACATGGTGCGGTACGCCAGGAAAACCATCGGAGAGTTCCGGGCTGTGAAACACACAAAGA CCCCTAGTGAGTTGCTGGAGATGTGTGAACAGAGTCTGGAGAAGATGGGAGCCGTCTTTGATGACGCCAACGTCTACATGCTGCACGTGATGTACCAGGCCATGggggtctgtctctacatgcAAGACCCGGACGGAACGCTCAGATACGGCGAAAAGATCATCAAACATTACAG AAAGCTGTATCCATCCTACTCTTTgaatgtgtcctccatgtttctGAAGTTGGGTCGTCTGTACATGGGCCTAGAGAGGCGCTCAGCGGGGGTCAGCGCTCTCAAGAAGGTAACTGTTTTCAATATGCAGCGTCACAGTTTCGGTTGGTACCCAAAACCGAGGTTCAATATACCAGTAACTACGAATCACGGACATACTTGCATGTTGTATAACGCTGTacaattgtttgtttacacaGGCAATGGCCATAATGGAGGTGGCTTATGGGAAGGATCACCACTACATGACAGAGTTGTGCAAAGAGATGGCATAAAAATGAGGAGTAAAGTAAAGAAATGA
- the LOC130202382 gene encoding N-lysine methyltransferase SMYD2-A-like isoform X3, whose product MGSIAGLERFDSPGKGRALRVTRPFKVGELLYSCPAYTYVLSLEERGYNCEFCFARKEKLARCGKCKKAFYCNVKCQKEDWAMHKLECSAMIAFKENWCPSEICRLVARILAKKVGQLIKNNVWHIILFIIMPLFPQKTMKERCASENILLIEEIQSHMEDVDNEKREMHEADVARLHRFFSKHLEFPDHKDLLTLFAQVACNGFTIEDDELSNIGTAIYPDVALINHSCCPSVIVTNNGTSAEVRAVQNMKPGDEVLISYIDVLFPTDDRNNRLRECYYFTCDCQDCNNMSKDKEKLKVRKQSDPIEPEVISNMVRYARKTIGEFRAVKHTKTPSELLEMCEQSLEKMGAVFDDANVYMLHVMYQAMGVCLYMQDPDGTLRYGEKIIKHYRKLYPSYSLNVSSMFLKLGRLYMGLERRSAGVSALKKAMAIMEVAYGKDHHYMTELCKEMA is encoded by the exons ATGGGCAGCATCGCGGGCCTCGAGAGGTTCGACAGCCCGGGTAAAGGACGAGCTCTCCGCGTGACCAGACCCTTCAAAGTCGGAGAGCTGCTGTATTCCTGCCCGGCGTACACGTATGTGCTGTcattagaggagagaggatacaACTGCGAGTTCTGCTTCGCCAG GAAAGAGAAGTTGGCGAGATGCGGGAAGTGCAAGAAAGCCTTCTACTGCAATGTGAAATGCCAG aaaGAGGACTGGGCCATGCACAAGCTGGAGTGCTCTGCCATGATTGCATTCAAAGAGAACTGGTGCCCTTCAGAGATATGTCGCCTTGTGGCTCGGATCCTCGCCAAGAAGGTTGGCcagttaataaaaaacaatgtatGGCACATTATTCTGTTTATAATCATGCCTCTTTTTCCACAGAAAACAATGAAAGAAAGATGTGCTTCGGAGAATATCTTACTCATAGAGGAGATACAATCAC ACATGGAGGACGTAGATAATGAGAAAAGAGAGATGCACGAGGCAGATGTTGCCAGACTGCATCGTTTTTTCTCCAAACATTTGGAGTTTCCTGACCATAAAGACCTTCTCACACTCTTCGCCCAG GTTGCCTGTAATGGTTTCACTATAGAGGACGATGAACTGTCCAACATCGGTACTGCAATCTACCCAGA TGTGGCACTGATCAACCACAGCTGTTGTCCCAGCGTCATAGTCACAAATAACGGGACGTCAGCGGAGGTTCGGGCGGTGCAGAACATGAAGCCTGGAGATGAA GTGCTCATCAGCTACATAGACGTCCTCTTTCCGACAGACGACCGCAACAACAGGCTGAGAGAGTGCTACTATTTCACCTGTGACTGCCAGGACTGTAACAACATGTCCAAG GACAAAGAAAAGTTGAAAGTACGCAAGCAGAGTGACCCCATCGAGCCAGAGGTCATCAGCAACATGGTGCGGTACGCCAGGAAAACCATCGGAGAGTTCCGGGCTGTGAAACACACAAAGA CCCCTAGTGAGTTGCTGGAGATGTGTGAACAGAGTCTGGAGAAGATGGGAGCCGTCTTTGATGACGCCAACGTCTACATGCTGCACGTGATGTACCAGGCCATGggggtctgtctctacatgcAAGACCCGGACGGAACGCTCAGATACGGCGAAAAGATCATCAAACATTACAG AAAGCTGTATCCATCCTACTCTTTgaatgtgtcctccatgtttctGAAGTTGGGTCGTCTGTACATGGGCCTAGAGAGGCGCTCAGCGGGGGTCAGCGCTCTCAAGAAG GCAATGGCCATAATGGAGGTGGCTTATGGGAAGGATCACCACTACATGACAGAGTTGTGCAAAGAGATGGCATAA
- the LOC130202382 gene encoding N-lysine methyltransferase SMYD2-like isoform X2: protein MGSIAGLERFDSPGKGRALRVTRPFKVGELLYSCPAYTYVLSLEERGYNCEFCFARKEKLARCGKCKKAFYCNVKCQKEDWAMHKLECSAMIAFKENWCPSEICRLVARILAKKKTMKERCASENILLIEEIQSHMEDVDNEKREMHEADVARLHRFFSKHLEFPDHKDLLTLFAQVACNGFTIEDDELSNIGTAIYPDVALINHSCCPSVIVTNNGTSAEVRAVQNMKPGDEVLISYIDVLFPTDDRNNRLRECYYFTCDCQDCNNMSKDKEKLKVRKQSDPIEPEVISNMVRYARKTIGEFRAVKHTKTPSELLEMCEQSLEKMGAVFDDANVYMLHVMYQAMGVCLYMQDPDGTLRYGEKIIKHYRKLYPSYSLNVSSMFLKLGRLYMGLERRSAGVSALKKVTVFNMQRHSFGWYPKPRFNIPVTTNHGHTCMLYNAVQLFVYTGNGHNGGGLWEGSPLHDRVVQRDGIKMRSKVKK, encoded by the exons ATGGGCAGCATCGCGGGCCTCGAGAGGTTCGACAGCCCGGGTAAAGGACGAGCTCTCCGCGTGACCAGACCCTTCAAAGTCGGAGAGCTGCTGTATTCCTGCCCGGCGTACACGTATGTGCTGTcattagaggagagaggatacaACTGCGAGTTCTGCTTCGCCAG GAAAGAGAAGTTGGCGAGATGCGGGAAGTGCAAGAAAGCCTTCTACTGCAATGTGAAATGCCAG aaaGAGGACTGGGCCATGCACAAGCTGGAGTGCTCTGCCATGATTGCATTCAAAGAGAACTGGTGCCCTTCAGAGATATGTCGCCTTGTGGCTCGGATCCTCGCCAAGAAG AAAACAATGAAAGAAAGATGTGCTTCGGAGAATATCTTACTCATAGAGGAGATACAATCAC ACATGGAGGACGTAGATAATGAGAAAAGAGAGATGCACGAGGCAGATGTTGCCAGACTGCATCGTTTTTTCTCCAAACATTTGGAGTTTCCTGACCATAAAGACCTTCTCACACTCTTCGCCCAG GTTGCCTGTAATGGTTTCACTATAGAGGACGATGAACTGTCCAACATCGGTACTGCAATCTACCCAGA TGTGGCACTGATCAACCACAGCTGTTGTCCCAGCGTCATAGTCACAAATAACGGGACGTCAGCGGAGGTTCGGGCGGTGCAGAACATGAAGCCTGGAGATGAA GTGCTCATCAGCTACATAGACGTCCTCTTTCCGACAGACGACCGCAACAACAGGCTGAGAGAGTGCTACTATTTCACCTGTGACTGCCAGGACTGTAACAACATGTCCAAG GACAAAGAAAAGTTGAAAGTACGCAAGCAGAGTGACCCCATCGAGCCAGAGGTCATCAGCAACATGGTGCGGTACGCCAGGAAAACCATCGGAGAGTTCCGGGCTGTGAAACACACAAAGA CCCCTAGTGAGTTGCTGGAGATGTGTGAACAGAGTCTGGAGAAGATGGGAGCCGTCTTTGATGACGCCAACGTCTACATGCTGCACGTGATGTACCAGGCCATGggggtctgtctctacatgcAAGACCCGGACGGAACGCTCAGATACGGCGAAAAGATCATCAAACATTACAG AAAGCTGTATCCATCCTACTCTTTgaatgtgtcctccatgtttctGAAGTTGGGTCGTCTGTACATGGGCCTAGAGAGGCGCTCAGCGGGGGTCAGCGCTCTCAAGAAGGTAACTGTTTTCAATATGCAGCGTCACAGTTTCGGTTGGTACCCAAAACCGAGGTTCAATATACCAGTAACTACGAATCACGGACATACTTGCATGTTGTATAACGCTGTacaattgtttgtttacacaGGCAATGGCCATAATGGAGGTGGCTTATGGGAAGGATCACCACTACATGACAGAGTTGTGCAAAGAGATGGCATAAAAATGAGGAGTAAAGTAAAGAAATGA
- the LOC130202382 gene encoding N-lysine methyltransferase SMYD2-like isoform X4, with product MGSIAGLERFDSPGKGRALRVTRPFKVGELLYSCPAYTYVLSLEERGYNCEFCFARKEKLARCGKCKKAFYCNVKCQKEDWAMHKLECSAMIAFKENWCPSEICRLVARILAKKKTMKERCASENILLIEEIQSHMEDVDNEKREMHEADVARLHRFFSKHLEFPDHKDLLTLFAQVACNGFTIEDDELSNIGTAIYPDVALINHSCCPSVIVTNNGTSAEVRAVQNMKPGDEVLISYIDVLFPTDDRNNRLRECYYFTCDCQDCNNMSKDKEKLKVRKQSDPIEPEVISNMVRYARKTIGEFRAVKHTKTPSELLEMCEQSLEKMGAVFDDANVYMLHVMYQAMGVCLYMQDPDGTLRYGEKIIKHYRKLYPSYSLNVSSMFLKLGRLYMGLERRSAGVSALKKAMAIMEVAYGKDHHYMTELCKEMA from the exons ATGGGCAGCATCGCGGGCCTCGAGAGGTTCGACAGCCCGGGTAAAGGACGAGCTCTCCGCGTGACCAGACCCTTCAAAGTCGGAGAGCTGCTGTATTCCTGCCCGGCGTACACGTATGTGCTGTcattagaggagagaggatacaACTGCGAGTTCTGCTTCGCCAG GAAAGAGAAGTTGGCGAGATGCGGGAAGTGCAAGAAAGCCTTCTACTGCAATGTGAAATGCCAG aaaGAGGACTGGGCCATGCACAAGCTGGAGTGCTCTGCCATGATTGCATTCAAAGAGAACTGGTGCCCTTCAGAGATATGTCGCCTTGTGGCTCGGATCCTCGCCAAGAAG AAAACAATGAAAGAAAGATGTGCTTCGGAGAATATCTTACTCATAGAGGAGATACAATCAC ACATGGAGGACGTAGATAATGAGAAAAGAGAGATGCACGAGGCAGATGTTGCCAGACTGCATCGTTTTTTCTCCAAACATTTGGAGTTTCCTGACCATAAAGACCTTCTCACACTCTTCGCCCAG GTTGCCTGTAATGGTTTCACTATAGAGGACGATGAACTGTCCAACATCGGTACTGCAATCTACCCAGA TGTGGCACTGATCAACCACAGCTGTTGTCCCAGCGTCATAGTCACAAATAACGGGACGTCAGCGGAGGTTCGGGCGGTGCAGAACATGAAGCCTGGAGATGAA GTGCTCATCAGCTACATAGACGTCCTCTTTCCGACAGACGACCGCAACAACAGGCTGAGAGAGTGCTACTATTTCACCTGTGACTGCCAGGACTGTAACAACATGTCCAAG GACAAAGAAAAGTTGAAAGTACGCAAGCAGAGTGACCCCATCGAGCCAGAGGTCATCAGCAACATGGTGCGGTACGCCAGGAAAACCATCGGAGAGTTCCGGGCTGTGAAACACACAAAGA CCCCTAGTGAGTTGCTGGAGATGTGTGAACAGAGTCTGGAGAAGATGGGAGCCGTCTTTGATGACGCCAACGTCTACATGCTGCACGTGATGTACCAGGCCATGggggtctgtctctacatgcAAGACCCGGACGGAACGCTCAGATACGGCGAAAAGATCATCAAACATTACAG AAAGCTGTATCCATCCTACTCTTTgaatgtgtcctccatgtttctGAAGTTGGGTCGTCTGTACATGGGCCTAGAGAGGCGCTCAGCGGGGGTCAGCGCTCTCAAGAAG GCAATGGCCATAATGGAGGTGGCTTATGGGAAGGATCACCACTACATGACAGAGTTGTGCAAAGAGATGGCATAA
- the LOC130202382 gene encoding N-lysine methyltransferase SMYD2-like isoform X5, protein MHKLECSAMIAFKENWCPSEICRLVARILAKKVGQLIKNNVWHIILFIIMPLFPQKTMKERCASENILLIEEIQSHMEDVDNEKREMHEADVARLHRFFSKHLEFPDHKDLLTLFAQVACNGFTIEDDELSNIGTAIYPDVALINHSCCPSVIVTNNGTSAEVRAVQNMKPGDEVLISYIDVLFPTDDRNNRLRECYYFTCDCQDCNNMSKDKEKLKVRKQSDPIEPEVISNMVRYARKTIGEFRAVKHTKTPSELLEMCEQSLEKMGAVFDDANVYMLHVMYQAMGVCLYMQDPDGTLRYGEKIIKHYRKLYPSYSLNVSSMFLKLGRLYMGLERRSAGVSALKKVTVFNMQRHSFGWYPKPRFNIPVTTNHGHTCMLYNAVQLFVYTGNGHNGGGLWEGSPLHDRVVQRDGIKMRSKVKK, encoded by the exons ATGCACAAGCTGGAGTGCTCTGCCATGATTGCATTCAAAGAGAACTGGTGCCCTTCAGAGATATGTCGCCTTGTGGCTCGGATCCTCGCCAAGAAGGTTGGCcagttaataaaaaacaatgtatGGCACATTATTCTGTTTATAATCATGCCTCTTTTTCCACAGAAAACAATGAAAGAAAGATGTGCTTCGGAGAATATCTTACTCATAGAGGAGATACAATCAC ACATGGAGGACGTAGATAATGAGAAAAGAGAGATGCACGAGGCAGATGTTGCCAGACTGCATCGTTTTTTCTCCAAACATTTGGAGTTTCCTGACCATAAAGACCTTCTCACACTCTTCGCCCAG GTTGCCTGTAATGGTTTCACTATAGAGGACGATGAACTGTCCAACATCGGTACTGCAATCTACCCAGA TGTGGCACTGATCAACCACAGCTGTTGTCCCAGCGTCATAGTCACAAATAACGGGACGTCAGCGGAGGTTCGGGCGGTGCAGAACATGAAGCCTGGAGATGAA GTGCTCATCAGCTACATAGACGTCCTCTTTCCGACAGACGACCGCAACAACAGGCTGAGAGAGTGCTACTATTTCACCTGTGACTGCCAGGACTGTAACAACATGTCCAAG GACAAAGAAAAGTTGAAAGTACGCAAGCAGAGTGACCCCATCGAGCCAGAGGTCATCAGCAACATGGTGCGGTACGCCAGGAAAACCATCGGAGAGTTCCGGGCTGTGAAACACACAAAGA CCCCTAGTGAGTTGCTGGAGATGTGTGAACAGAGTCTGGAGAAGATGGGAGCCGTCTTTGATGACGCCAACGTCTACATGCTGCACGTGATGTACCAGGCCATGggggtctgtctctacatgcAAGACCCGGACGGAACGCTCAGATACGGCGAAAAGATCATCAAACATTACAG AAAGCTGTATCCATCCTACTCTTTgaatgtgtcctccatgtttctGAAGTTGGGTCGTCTGTACATGGGCCTAGAGAGGCGCTCAGCGGGGGTCAGCGCTCTCAAGAAGGTAACTGTTTTCAATATGCAGCGTCACAGTTTCGGTTGGTACCCAAAACCGAGGTTCAATATACCAGTAACTACGAATCACGGACATACTTGCATGTTGTATAACGCTGTacaattgtttgtttacacaGGCAATGGCCATAATGGAGGTGGCTTATGGGAAGGATCACCACTACATGACAGAGTTGTGCAAAGAGATGGCATAAAAATGAGGAGTAAAGTAAAGAAATGA